A single Oncorhynchus kisutch isolate 150728-3 linkage group LG19, Okis_V2, whole genome shotgun sequence DNA region contains:
- the LOC109879117 gene encoding cyclin-dependent kinase inhibitor 1-like isoform X2 codes for MDIKMASLSSDGAMLVCRSVEELKRRAQGPVRRNLFGPVDHEQLQQDFQRHLGMSVESANKRWDFDFNTGQPAAKGASVEWEEMKCQDVPAFYRSCVLMKPVIGIDGQRAGRENVRLARASSPGLSSCGEEYLEVTTRESYTIQRPEKKTASQRAGAVKRRQAAITEFFVVKKRTTMHHKRSSRQ; via the exons ggACATTAAGATGGCATCATTATCATCTGACGGGGCCATGCTGGTCTGTCGGAGTGTAGAGGAGCTGAAGCGCAGGGCCCAGGGCCCGGTGAGGAGGAACCTGTTTGGGCCTGTGGACCACGAGCAGCTGCAACAGGATTTCCAGAGGCACCTGGGTATGAGCGTGGAGTCGGCCAACAAGCGCTGGGACTTTGACTTCAACACTGGCCAGCCGGCCGCCAAGGGCGCCAGCGTGGAGTGGGAGGAGATGAAATGCCAGGATGTGCCGGCGTTCTACCGCAGCTGTGTGTTGATGAAGCCGGTTATTGGCATCGACGGCCAGAGGGCGGGGAGAGAGAATGTCAGGTTGGCCCGGGCATCGTCTCCAGGGTTGTCCAGCTGTGGTGAGGAGTACCTGGAGGTGACCACCAGGGAGAGCTATACGATCCAGAGGCCAGAGAAGAAGACGGCCAGCCAGAGGGCAGGAGCAGTCAAACGGAGACAAGCCGCCATAACAG AATTCTTTGTCGTGAAGAAGAGGACGACCATGCATCACAAACGGTCCTCTCGGCAGTAA
- the LOC109879117 gene encoding cyclin-dependent kinase inhibitor 1-like isoform X3: MASLSSDGAMLVCRSVEELKRRAQGPVRRNLFGPVDHEQLQQDFQRHLGMSVESANKRWDFDFNTGQPAAKGASVEWEEMKCQDVPAFYRSCVLMKPVIGIDGQRAGRENVRLARASSPGLSSCGEEYLEVTTRESYTIQRPEKKTASQRAGAVKRRQAAITEFFVVKKRTTMHHKRSSRQ, from the exons ATGGCATCATTATCATCTGACGGGGCCATGCTGGTCTGTCGGAGTGTAGAGGAGCTGAAGCGCAGGGCCCAGGGCCCGGTGAGGAGGAACCTGTTTGGGCCTGTGGACCACGAGCAGCTGCAACAGGATTTCCAGAGGCACCTGGGTATGAGCGTGGAGTCGGCCAACAAGCGCTGGGACTTTGACTTCAACACTGGCCAGCCGGCCGCCAAGGGCGCCAGCGTGGAGTGGGAGGAGATGAAATGCCAGGATGTGCCGGCGTTCTACCGCAGCTGTGTGTTGATGAAGCCGGTTATTGGCATCGACGGCCAGAGGGCGGGGAGAGAGAATGTCAGGTTGGCCCGGGCATCGTCTCCAGGGTTGTCCAGCTGTGGTGAGGAGTACCTGGAGGTGACCACCAGGGAGAGCTATACGATCCAGAGGCCAGAGAAGAAGACGGCCAGCCAGAGGGCAGGAGCAGTCAAACGGAGACAAGCCGCCATAACAG AATTCTTTGTCGTGAAGAAGAGGACGACCATGCATCACAAACGGTCCTCTCGGCAGTAA
- the LOC109879117 gene encoding cyclin-dependent kinase inhibitor 1-like isoform X1 codes for MMKTRDIKMASLSSDGAMLVCRSVEELKRRAQGPVRRNLFGPVDHEQLQQDFQRHLGMSVESANKRWDFDFNTGQPAAKGASVEWEEMKCQDVPAFYRSCVLMKPVIGIDGQRAGRENVRLARASSPGLSSCGEEYLEVTTRESYTIQRPEKKTASQRAGAVKRRQAAITEFFVVKKRTTMHHKRSSRQ; via the exons ggACATTAAGATGGCATCATTATCATCTGACGGGGCCATGCTGGTCTGTCGGAGTGTAGAGGAGCTGAAGCGCAGGGCCCAGGGCCCGGTGAGGAGGAACCTGTTTGGGCCTGTGGACCACGAGCAGCTGCAACAGGATTTCCAGAGGCACCTGGGTATGAGCGTGGAGTCGGCCAACAAGCGCTGGGACTTTGACTTCAACACTGGCCAGCCGGCCGCCAAGGGCGCCAGCGTGGAGTGGGAGGAGATGAAATGCCAGGATGTGCCGGCGTTCTACCGCAGCTGTGTGTTGATGAAGCCGGTTATTGGCATCGACGGCCAGAGGGCGGGGAGAGAGAATGTCAGGTTGGCCCGGGCATCGTCTCCAGGGTTGTCCAGCTGTGGTGAGGAGTACCTGGAGGTGACCACCAGGGAGAGCTATACGATCCAGAGGCCAGAGAAGAAGACGGCCAGCCAGAGGGCAGGAGCAGTCAAACGGAGACAAGCCGCCATAACAG AATTCTTTGTCGTGAAGAAGAGGACGACCATGCATCACAAACGGTCCTCTCGGCAGTAA